A single genomic interval of Adhaeribacter pallidiroseus harbors:
- a CDS encoding DUF4302 domain-containing protein, whose product MKKIYLLSLLLLLLFTACQQDNNDPAPGQRPEERLSQALTDYKTQLVSAPYGWKATLKPNGGGLYSFFFKFNENDRVAMSADISSGAAGPPAETTYRLKGMQVPALIFDTYSPLHILADPDPQALLKTVGLPGEPGQGLFSDFEFTIDSLATNVVQLTGNLQQSKMILVPATQEEFNAYTAGQLKVVIDQTTAYQKANPFIYLLSGDGTRVQVNINAATKTFSLISLANGNVQILNSLFTYTTRGILLEPALVVNGTAIQELFWDSANQVFYAEINGSRVEVQSSPTPIIPLHNFVGVTFNTIAVPPQALPGWSPDFTSKQQQAASAILAGPYALRLDYMYFLFDVQSRTMALNIIVYQGNNGFLALYPFSYTKTADGVYNFTAQTPNGNAQVIAEDMSPLLNHINNDNFTMDFFQDPDAGTLGQMKSVQNPEFYFTGEFQTN is encoded by the coding sequence ATGAAAAAAATATATCTTTTAAGCTTGTTGTTGCTTCTGCTTTTTACCGCCTGCCAGCAAGACAACAATGACCCTGCTCCGGGCCAACGTCCGGAAGAACGCCTAAGCCAAGCCCTAACCGATTATAAAACCCAACTGGTGAGCGCGCCATATGGCTGGAAAGCTACTTTAAAACCAAATGGTGGCGGGTTGTACAGCTTTTTTTTTAAATTTAACGAAAACGATCGGGTAGCTATGTCGGCCGATATTAGCTCCGGCGCAGCTGGGCCACCCGCCGAAACTACGTATCGCTTAAAAGGCATGCAGGTGCCCGCCTTAATTTTTGATACCTACTCGCCCCTGCACATTCTCGCGGACCCAGATCCGCAAGCCCTCCTAAAAACAGTGGGATTACCGGGCGAACCCGGCCAAGGCTTGTTTTCTGATTTTGAATTTACAATTGATTCATTGGCCACCAACGTGGTGCAATTAACCGGCAATCTGCAACAAAGTAAAATGATTTTGGTGCCGGCCACCCAGGAAGAATTTAACGCGTATACGGCCGGCCAACTAAAAGTGGTAATTGATCAAACTACCGCCTATCAAAAAGCAAATCCATTTATTTACTTATTATCCGGCGATGGCACCAGAGTACAAGTTAATATAAATGCCGCTACGAAAACCTTTTCGCTGATATCATTAGCAAACGGCAATGTTCAGATTCTGAATAGCTTGTTTACGTATACCACCCGCGGCATACTTTTGGAACCCGCCTTAGTTGTTAATGGCACCGCTATTCAGGAGTTATTCTGGGACAGTGCCAACCAGGTTTTCTATGCCGAGATTAATGGCTCCCGCGTAGAGGTGCAGTCCTCCCCTACTCCCATTATACCCTTGCACAACTTTGTGGGGGTAACTTTTAACACCATTGCCGTGCCGCCGCAAGCCCTGCCAGGCTGGTCCCCGGATTTTACGAGCAAGCAACAACAAGCCGCCAGTGCTATTCTGGCTGGTCCGTACGCCCTCCGGTTAGATTACATGTACTTTTTGTTTGATGTCCAATCGCGCACGATGGCTTTAAACATTATTGTTTACCAAGGGAATAACGGATTCCTGGCCCTTTATCCGTTTAGCTACACCAAAACGGCAGATGGGGTTTATAACTTTACGGCGCAAACGCCTAACGGCAACGCGCAGGTAATTGCCGAAGATATGAGTCCGCTCCTGAATCACATCAACAACGATAATTTTACTATGGATTTTTTCCAGGACCCGGATGCGGGTACCTTAGGCCAGATGAAGAGCGTACAAAATCCGGAGTTTTACTTTACCGGGGAGTTTCAGACAAACTAA
- the chrA gene encoding chromate efflux transporter produces MLSPRNYIFLKDVLWLALTAFGGPQAHISMMFKILVEKRRYLTEAELIELNALCQILPGPTSTQTITAIGFRMGGPNLAYLTLLVWIAPATIIMTLMGLTMSYLQANNISLRFTRFILPMAVGFVSFAAYRISSKVVNTKTGIGMMVISANISYFFNMPWVYPILLIAGGAVTALRYKAQPIEPDKNIKINWSNFILYTAVFIAAAVLGGTTQMRGFKLFENFYRNGSLIFGGGQVLIPLMYSQFVEFKQYLTSEEFLSGFAIVQALPGPVFAFCSYLGALAMRDYGIGGQLLGSLIGTVGIFLPGTFLIFFVIRFWGELRKYRVIKASLEGINAVSSGMVAAAAILLYHPIDTNLANIAIVVGTFCLLLWTEVPPPYIILTGLLTGLLF; encoded by the coding sequence ATCTTAAGCCCCAGGAATTACATTTTTCTGAAAGATGTGCTTTGGTTGGCGCTCACCGCTTTTGGCGGACCACAGGCGCATATTTCGATGATGTTTAAGATTCTGGTGGAAAAACGCCGCTATTTGACCGAGGCGGAGTTAATCGAGTTAAATGCGCTTTGCCAGATTTTACCGGGCCCTACCTCTACCCAAACCATTACGGCTATTGGCTTCCGCATGGGCGGGCCTAACTTAGCCTATCTTACTCTCCTTGTCTGGATTGCGCCGGCTACTATCATCATGACCTTGATGGGATTAACCATGTCGTATTTGCAGGCTAATAACATATCGCTGCGGTTTACCCGTTTTATTTTGCCCATGGCCGTGGGCTTTGTGTCCTTTGCGGCTTACCGCATTAGTTCTAAGGTAGTTAATACCAAAACCGGTATTGGCATGATGGTGATCTCGGCTAATATTTCTTATTTTTTCAATATGCCCTGGGTGTACCCAATTCTTCTGATTGCAGGTGGAGCGGTTACGGCTTTGCGATACAAGGCACAACCCATTGAGCCGGATAAAAACATTAAGATTAACTGGAGCAATTTTATTTTGTATACCGCCGTGTTTATAGCGGCGGCGGTATTAGGCGGCACTACCCAAATGCGCGGCTTTAAGCTATTCGAAAACTTTTACCGGAATGGCAGTTTAATTTTTGGCGGCGGGCAGGTACTCATTCCGTTGATGTACTCGCAATTTGTAGAGTTTAAGCAATACTTAACTTCCGAAGAATTTTTGTCGGGGTTTGCGATTGTGCAGGCCTTACCCGGGCCCGTGTTTGCGTTCTGTTCGTACCTGGGTGCCTTGGCTATGCGCGATTATGGCATTGGCGGACAGCTATTAGGTTCTTTAATCGGTACGGTGGGTATTTTTCTGCCGGGTACGTTTTTAATCTTTTTTGTTATCCGGTTTTGGGGCGAACTCCGCAAGTACCGGGTTATTAAAGCTTCACTGGAAGGAATTAACGCCGTTAGTTCGGGTATGGTAGCGGCGGCCGCCATTTTGTTGTATCATCCTATCGACACGAATCTGGCGAATATTGCCATTGTAGTCGGCACTTTCTGCCTCTTGCTCTGGACCGAAGTACCACCCCCTTACATCATCTTAACGGGCTTGCTAACCGGGCTTTTATTTTAA
- a CDS encoding SusC/RagA family TonB-linked outer membrane protein: MHKNNYSKKARQLPFLLILGALSYSTLPTPVIAREQTVMVWDVPVTGTVKVQSAQGTENGTGITVVERGTNNGTTTDANGSFKLTVKDNTSVLVFSMIGYKSQEIPVAGKTTFNVTLSEDISTLNEVVVTGYQTIDRKLFTGSAALLKAEDSKREGVNDVSRMLEGRVAGVSVQNVSGTFGAAPKIRVRGATSITGENKPLWVVDGIPLEDIVNVSNEQLSTGDPSTLVGSSVAGLNPNDIESFQILKDASATALYGARAMNGVIVITTKKGKIGKPIVSYTGNFTTYLKPTYNNFNIMNSADQMAMYIELEKKGWLNYSDVARTQNGGVFSKRADLIDLNAITNRQQGVENTPEGRAAFLERYARANTDWFDILFRNSFMQEHSLSVSSGTEKSQFYISTSYLQDNGWTVADQVKRFTGNVRANFNVSDKISFGLISQGSIRDQQAPGTIGRVSNPVTGQFDRDFDINPYSYALNTSRALTAYDEYGNREYFRRNFAPFNILDELENNTLDISLLDLKLQGEFSYKILPNLKYSFLGAIRYAKTDQEHKVWENSNMANAYRAAGDATIRERNKFLYRDPDDPEAQPVVVLPYGGFYNTKDDNLTNYNFRNQLEWDKTFNEIHTVRLFTSQELRYTDRQNKTFNGYGYQYDKGGVPYVDYRLIKQNVEGNFNYYGMTMGYERFVAFMANGAYSYRGKYNLNGTVRYDGSNLLGQARTARWLPTWNVSGSWNVDTEPFMQRVDKINRLTLRATYGLTASMGSATNSSLVLENASTRRPYLSEVESGISIKYLENSELTWEKQYETNVGVDVGLFNERLSVTIDAYQRQGFDLIGRIRTSGIGGGGYGGAYNEPYELGYKVANYADMESKGLELTVGSNLINETDYGFRTQLTGAYNKGKITELRNDPDIWSLVRPDGGSLQGYPYRGLFSIDFQGLNPNNGMPQFINEEGETSPNVYLQSTKIEHLKYEGSIDPIVTGGWFNSFRYKNLSISALVTFSAGNVVRLNPAFKSSYTDLDATPKEFLNRWVLSGDENRTNIPSILGKVEEAQLTGYPYNNYNYSTTRVADGDFARLKQATLTYNLPAARLSSLGFNTLSVSLVANNIWLIYSDDKLNGQDPEFFGAGGVATPIPRQFTLSLKAGF; this comes from the coding sequence ATGCATAAAAATAATTACTCCAAAAAAGCCCGACAGCTACCATTCTTATTAATTTTAGGCGCTTTAAGTTACTCCACCTTGCCCACCCCCGTAATTGCCCGCGAACAGACCGTAATGGTCTGGGATGTTCCGGTTACGGGTACGGTAAAAGTACAAAGCGCGCAGGGTACCGAAAACGGCACTGGTATTACGGTAGTGGAACGCGGCACCAATAACGGTACCACCACCGATGCGAATGGTAGTTTTAAACTTACGGTAAAAGATAACACCTCGGTATTGGTGTTTTCCATGATTGGGTATAAGAGCCAGGAAATACCGGTAGCGGGTAAAACTACCTTTAACGTTACTTTATCCGAAGATATCAGTACCTTAAACGAGGTAGTGGTTACAGGTTACCAAACCATCGACCGCAAGCTATTTACTGGATCGGCGGCCCTACTCAAAGCCGAAGACTCCAAGCGCGAAGGGGTAAACGATGTAAGCCGTATGCTCGAAGGCCGGGTAGCCGGCGTATCGGTGCAGAACGTGTCGGGTACTTTTGGCGCGGCGCCAAAAATTAGGGTGCGGGGCGCTACTTCTATTACCGGCGAAAACAAACCATTGTGGGTAGTTGATGGCATTCCCCTGGAAGATATCGTAAACGTATCAAACGAGCAATTGTCAACCGGTGATCCGTCTACTTTGGTGGGTTCTTCCGTAGCGGGTCTGAACCCTAACGATATTGAAAGTTTTCAAATTTTAAAGGATGCATCGGCAACGGCCTTGTACGGGGCCCGCGCCATGAATGGGGTGATTGTCATAACCACTAAAAAAGGGAAGATCGGGAAACCTATTGTTTCCTACACGGGTAACTTTACCACTTATTTAAAGCCTACCTACAATAACTTCAATATCATGAACTCTGCCGACCAGATGGCAATGTACATTGAACTGGAGAAAAAAGGTTGGTTAAATTACTCCGATGTAGCGCGTACTCAGAACGGAGGCGTATTTTCTAAGCGGGCTGATCTGATCGACTTAAATGCTATTACAAATCGTCAGCAAGGAGTGGAAAATACGCCGGAAGGCCGGGCTGCTTTTTTAGAACGGTACGCGCGTGCTAACACCGATTGGTTTGATATTTTGTTTCGGAACTCGTTTATGCAGGAACATTCGTTGAGTGTGTCGTCGGGTACTGAAAAATCGCAATTCTATATTTCCACCAGTTATTTACAAGACAATGGCTGGACCGTGGCCGACCAGGTAAAACGGTTTACCGGTAACGTACGGGCTAACTTTAATGTGTCCGATAAAATATCGTTCGGTTTAATTTCGCAGGGATCCATTCGCGACCAGCAAGCTCCCGGTACTATCGGGCGGGTGAGTAATCCGGTTACAGGCCAGTTCGATCGCGATTTTGATATTAACCCGTACAGCTACGCTTTAAATACCAGCCGTGCCCTTACGGCTTACGACGAATACGGCAACCGGGAGTATTTCCGGCGCAACTTTGCTCCTTTTAATATCTTGGATGAATTAGAAAACAATACACTGGATATATCTCTGCTGGATTTAAAATTACAAGGCGAATTCTCCTACAAAATTTTGCCGAATTTAAAATACAGCTTTTTAGGCGCTATCCGCTACGCCAAAACCGACCAGGAACACAAAGTGTGGGAAAATTCGAATATGGCTAATGCTTACCGGGCCGCCGGCGATGCCACTATCCGGGAACGTAATAAATTTCTGTACCGCGACCCGGATGATCCGGAAGCTCAACCAGTAGTGGTACTACCGTACGGAGGTTTTTATAACACCAAAGACGATAACTTAACAAACTATAACTTCCGGAACCAACTGGAGTGGGATAAAACTTTCAACGAAATTCATACAGTACGATTGTTTACGTCGCAGGAACTGCGGTATACTGACCGGCAAAATAAAACTTTTAACGGGTATGGGTATCAGTACGATAAAGGCGGTGTGCCTTATGTAGATTACCGGTTGATTAAGCAAAATGTAGAAGGCAATTTTAATTATTACGGCATGACCATGGGCTACGAACGGTTTGTGGCGTTTATGGCCAATGGCGCTTATTCGTACCGTGGTAAATATAATTTAAACGGCACTGTGCGCTACGACGGGTCTAATTTGCTGGGCCAGGCACGTACCGCCCGCTGGCTGCCTACCTGGAATGTGAGCGGCTCCTGGAACGTAGATACCGAGCCTTTTATGCAGCGGGTAGATAAAATAAATCGTTTAACGCTGCGGGCTACTTATGGTTTAACAGCCAGTATGGGTAGTGCTACCAACTCCAGTTTAGTTTTAGAAAACGCCAGTACCCGCCGCCCTTATTTATCGGAAGTAGAATCGGGCATCTCGATTAAATACCTCGAAAATTCGGAGCTTACCTGGGAAAAGCAATACGAAACCAACGTGGGCGTAGATGTTGGCTTATTTAACGAACGTCTTTCTGTAACGATTGATGCCTACCAACGGCAAGGATTTGATTTAATTGGCCGGATTCGGACATCGGGTATTGGTGGTGGAGGATATGGTGGTGCTTATAACGAGCCCTACGAACTAGGATACAAAGTAGCCAATTACGCCGATATGGAATCAAAAGGGTTAGAATTAACAGTCGGGAGCAACCTCATTAACGAAACAGATTACGGGTTCCGGACCCAGCTTACCGGCGCCTACAACAAAGGTAAAATTACCGAGCTTAGAAATGATCCCGATATTTGGTCTTTGGTAAGACCAGATGGGGGCTCTTTGCAAGGATACCCGTACCGGGGTTTGTTTTCCATTGATTTTCAGGGGTTAAATCCTAACAACGGGATGCCCCAGTTTATTAATGAAGAAGGCGAAACAAGCCCCAATGTGTATTTGCAGAGTACTAAAATTGAGCATTTGAAATACGAAGGTTCCATAGATCCCATCGTAACAGGCGGCTGGTTTAACTCATTCCGGTACAAAAACTTATCTATTTCGGCGTTGGTAACTTTTAGTGCCGGTAATGTGGTGCGGTTAAACCCAGCCTTTAAATCGAGCTACACCGACTTAGATGCCACGCCCAAAGAATTTTTAAATCGCTGGGTACTGAGCGGCGACGAAAACAGAACCAACATCCCTTCTATTCTGGGTAAGGTGGAAGAAGCCCAATTAACTGGTTATCCTTACAACAATTATAACTACTCTACCACGCGGGTGGCCGATGGTGATTTTGCCCGATTGAAGCAAGCCACCTTAACTTACAATTTACCCGCCGCTCGTTTAAGTAGTTTAGGCTTTAATACTTTGTCGGTAAGCTTAGTGGCCAATAACATCTGGCTGATTTATTCGGATGACAAGCTAAATGGCCAGGATCCCGAATTTTTTGGTGCAGGTGGGGTAGCTACTCCTATTCCGCGGCAATTTACTTTATCTTTAAAAGCCGGGTTCTAA
- a CDS encoding secondary thiamine-phosphate synthase enzyme YjbQ has translation MKWYQKSIRLPALKRGYHLITDLLTAELPELEGIKVGLAHIFIKHTSASLTINENADFTVRQDFESHFNKMVPENAPHYRHTLEGPDDMPAHIKASLLGNSVSIPITDGAFNLGTWQGIYLGEHRDHATRRWLVITLQGE, from the coding sequence ATGAAATGGTACCAAAAAAGTATTCGCTTGCCCGCCCTTAAACGCGGTTATCATTTAATTACCGATTTGCTTACCGCCGAATTGCCCGAACTGGAAGGCATAAAAGTGGGGTTGGCGCACATTTTTATTAAACATACCTCGGCCAGTTTAACCATTAACGAAAACGCGGATTTTACGGTAAGGCAGGATTTTGAAAGCCATTTCAACAAGATGGTACCGGAAAATGCCCCGCATTACCGCCACACGTTGGAAGGTCCGGATGATATGCCGGCGCATATAAAAGCTTCGTTACTGGGCAATTCGGTTTCTATACCTATTACGGATGGTGCTTTCAATCTGGGAACCTGGCAAGGCATTTACCTCGGCGAACATCGCGACCACGCTACCCGCCGTTGGCTGGTAATTACGCTACAAGGCGAGTAA
- a CDS encoding RagB/SusD family nutrient uptake outer membrane protein produces MKNILKYTLLSSLLAFTGCEDYLEQAVDQRTQLNTVEKVSELLVTAYPKADYATFTEAMSDLADDKGVNSITAEDVVINRDSYFFRDVENRTEGSPDFYWYSSYAAIAAANHALETIANVPNPQDYSAQKGEALVARAYAHFMLVSLFSKIYDPNTAASDPGIPYVITPEKVVFGQYERRTVAYVYEQIEKDLLEGLPLINNTSYRVPKYHFTTAAAHAFATRFYLFKQDYAKVVEHANQVFPGGSIGPNLRPWVSVYSNLTYREGSAIYTQASENANLLLVEAPSLWARNYPIYRYGLSNNIANYFFRSPNVTGDVWSYPLYIQGTDNIFILKFREHFVRTDVNADIGQPYTIFPLFTAEEVLFNRAEANLALNNIEATRADLNLYASTRIADYDARTHGITNAKINGFYNTGGNIRQGLLFTILDFKAAEFVHQGMRWFDLLRHKLPVTHYTFTGQVVAELGSNDPRRVLQLPQEVTLAGLERNPR; encoded by the coding sequence ATGAAGAATATACTCAAATATACTTTGCTCAGCAGTTTGCTGGCTTTTACGGGTTGCGAAGATTACCTGGAACAAGCCGTTGACCAGCGTACCCAGTTAAATACCGTGGAGAAAGTAAGTGAATTATTAGTTACCGCTTATCCAAAAGCTGATTACGCTACTTTCACCGAAGCCATGTCGGACTTAGCCGATGATAAAGGTGTTAATTCGATAACGGCCGAAGATGTGGTGATTAACCGCGATTCATATTTTTTCCGGGATGTAGAAAATAGAACCGAAGGCTCGCCGGACTTTTACTGGTATTCGAGTTACGCAGCTATTGCGGCAGCAAACCATGCACTCGAAACTATCGCGAATGTGCCCAACCCTCAGGACTATAGCGCCCAAAAAGGCGAAGCCCTAGTAGCTCGTGCCTACGCGCACTTTATGCTGGTTTCGCTGTTTTCAAAAATTTACGACCCCAATACGGCGGCTTCCGATCCGGGAATTCCCTATGTAATTACTCCTGAAAAAGTAGTATTTGGGCAATACGAGCGCAGAACTGTAGCTTACGTGTATGAGCAAATTGAGAAAGATTTACTCGAAGGCTTACCTCTAATTAATAATACCAGTTACCGCGTGCCTAAATATCATTTTACTACTGCCGCGGCCCACGCCTTTGCTACACGTTTTTATTTGTTTAAGCAAGATTACGCCAAAGTAGTGGAACACGCAAATCAGGTATTTCCGGGAGGTAGCATTGGCCCAAATTTACGACCTTGGGTAAGTGTTTACAGCAATCTCACTTATCGCGAAGGATCGGCTATATACACGCAAGCCTCCGAAAATGCTAATTTACTTCTGGTAGAAGCTCCTTCTTTATGGGCCCGGAATTATCCTATTTATCGGTACGGCTTATCTAACAATATTGCAAACTACTTTTTTCGTTCGCCCAATGTAACTGGTGACGTTTGGTCTTATCCACTGTACATCCAAGGAACAGATAACATTTTTATTCTTAAATTCCGGGAGCATTTTGTGCGTACCGATGTAAACGCCGACATTGGTCAACCTTATACTATATTTCCGTTATTTACCGCCGAAGAAGTATTGTTTAACCGGGCCGAAGCTAACCTGGCTTTGAACAACATCGAAGCTACCCGGGCGGATTTAAATCTGTACGCCAGTACCCGCATCGCCGATTATGATGCCCGTACGCACGGGATTACCAACGCCAAAATAAATGGTTTTTACAACACTGGTGGTAATATCCGCCAAGGCTTGCTTTTCACTATCCTGGATTTTAAAGCGGCCGAATTTGTGCACCAGGGGATGCGCTGGTTCGATTTGCTCCGGCATAAATTACCCGTAACACACTATACCTTTACAGGACAAGTGGTAGCAGAATTAGGTTCGAACGATCCACGCCGGGTGCTGCAACTTCCGCAAGAGGTAACTTTGGCTGGTTTAGAGCGCAATCCACGGTAA
- a CDS encoding zinc-binding metallopeptidase, whose protein sequence is MQTTYIKLIVAFLTISCLTACSKEEELDVDVTKLTSDTWVKGPLDTWLYDNMVVPYNIEVKYRFDRYELSLGRNITPPREDRVIPVIESIKKTWIAPYDQIAGPAFIKRLSPKQFVLVGSPEYNTNGTITLGTAEGGRKIVLFKLNDFATDNKREVKQMLHTIHHEFGHILHQNIMYPQEFKRITPSYTASWNDFDLADANSRGFVTEYSRSNPDDDFVEMISIMLIEGRTNFDAMVNGLVLPDPNDPTKTVPNTAARAALRQKEQMIVRYFKESWNIDFYTLQLNAQAAINAL, encoded by the coding sequence ATGCAAACAACTTATATAAAACTAATAGTGGCTTTTCTTACAATAAGCTGCCTGACAGCTTGCTCTAAAGAAGAAGAGCTGGATGTAGATGTAACTAAATTAACGAGTGATACTTGGGTAAAAGGGCCGTTGGATACCTGGCTGTACGATAACATGGTAGTTCCGTACAACATCGAGGTAAAGTACCGGTTTGACCGGTATGAATTATCGTTAGGCAGAAACATTACTCCGCCCCGCGAAGACCGGGTTATTCCGGTAATAGAATCCATTAAGAAAACCTGGATTGCTCCGTACGATCAAATTGCAGGCCCAGCCTTTATTAAAAGGTTGTCGCCGAAGCAGTTTGTGTTAGTGGGCAGTCCGGAGTACAACACCAACGGTACCATTACTTTAGGTACCGCCGAGGGCGGTCGTAAAATTGTTTTATTTAAGTTAAATGATTTTGCCACGGATAATAAGCGGGAAGTAAAGCAAATGCTGCACACCATCCACCACGAGTTTGGGCATATTCTGCACCAGAATATTATGTATCCGCAAGAATTTAAGCGCATTACTCCTAGCTATACCGCCAGCTGGAATGATTTTGATTTAGCCGATGCCAACTCCCGCGGTTTTGTTACGGAGTATTCCCGCAGTAACCCCGACGATGATTTTGTAGAAATGATATCTATTATGCTGATTGAAGGCCGGACGAACTTTGATGCAATGGTAAATGGGCTGGTTTTACCGGATCCGAATGATCCGACTAAAACAGTTCCGAATACCGCGGCGCGAGCCGCTTTACGGCAGAAAGAACAAATGATTGTGCGCTACTTCAAAGAGTCGTGGAATATTGATTTTTATACTTTACAATTAAATGCCCAAGCGGCTATAAACGCTTTATAA
- a CDS encoding superoxide dismutase: MDKRTFLKSAALLGIAGLVKPLNLLANPVADTFTLPKLPYEFSALEPHIDKQTMEIHYTKHHQAYVTNLNKAVTGTALATMKIEDIIKDISKHPVAVRNNGGGHWNHTFFWNILSAQGGKPTGKLAAAIESDLGGMDKFKETFNQAATTRFGSGWAWLIVEPSGKLAVTSTPNQDNPLMDVAEKKGKPVIGLDVWEHAYYLKYQNRRPEYITAFWNVLNWAGAEKNYVAALQK, encoded by the coding sequence ATGGATAAACGAACATTTTTAAAATCGGCGGCATTGCTCGGCATAGCCGGGTTGGTAAAACCCTTAAACTTACTGGCTAACCCCGTGGCCGATACTTTTACGCTTCCTAAATTGCCTTACGAGTTTAGTGCGCTGGAGCCGCACATCGATAAGCAAACCATGGAAATTCATTATACCAAGCACCACCAGGCCTATGTTACTAATTTAAACAAAGCCGTAACCGGTACTGCCTTGGCGACTATGAAAATAGAAGATATTATTAAAGATATCAGCAAGCACCCGGTAGCCGTGCGCAATAACGGCGGGGGCCATTGGAACCATACGTTTTTCTGGAACATTTTATCGGCGCAAGGTGGCAAACCTACCGGTAAATTGGCGGCCGCTATCGAGAGCGACTTAGGCGGCATGGATAAATTTAAAGAAACCTTTAACCAAGCCGCTACTACGCGCTTTGGTTCGGGCTGGGCCTGGTTAATTGTGGAGCCGTCGGGTAAACTGGCCGTTACTTCTACCCCTAACCAGGACAACCCCTTAATGGATGTCGCCGAGAAAAAAGGTAAACCCGTAATTGGCCTGGATGTGTGGGAACACGCCTACTATCTGAAATACCAAAACCGTCGGCCGGAATACATCACCGCCTTCTGGAACGTATTGAACTGGGCCGGTGCCGAAAAAAACTACGTAGCGGCGCTGCAGAAATAA
- a CDS encoding isopenicillin N synthase family dioxygenase, producing MTEKLVDKIPSLDLADFTSGNAARKQQFVQNLGEAFQSIGFVAIRNHGLSDELSKQLYAAVQKFFSLPDDVKQKYENPTLAGQRGYVGKGKEHAKGRNTGDLKEFYHVGQDLPAAELQAENYPANIWPNEVPEFKEMTLAAYRALEQAGTHMLRAIALYLGLDEDYFDARVHHGNSILRAIHYFPIENPDSVPADAVRAAEHGDINLITLLMGASADGLQVLRRDGKWIPITALPDQIVVNVGDMLSRHTNNKLKSTIHRVVNPPRELMHTSRYSIPFFMHPRTEMDLTCLDGCIDAENPKAYPDTTAGEFLTERLIELGLLKK from the coding sequence ATAACCGAGAAATTAGTTGATAAAATTCCGTCGTTAGATTTAGCTGATTTTACTTCCGGTAACGCCGCGCGTAAGCAGCAATTCGTGCAGAATTTGGGCGAGGCATTTCAAAGTATTGGCTTTGTGGCTATCCGCAACCATGGTTTAAGCGACGAACTTTCGAAGCAATTATACGCCGCGGTGCAAAAGTTTTTCAGTTTGCCCGACGATGTAAAACAAAAATACGAAAACCCCACTTTAGCGGGCCAGCGCGGTTACGTGGGCAAAGGAAAAGAACACGCCAAAGGCCGCAACACCGGTGATTTAAAAGAATTTTACCACGTTGGTCAGGATTTACCCGCTGCCGAATTACAAGCCGAAAATTACCCGGCTAACATTTGGCCCAACGAAGTACCCGAATTTAAAGAAATGACCTTAGCGGCTTACCGCGCTCTGGAACAAGCCGGTACGCACATGCTGCGCGCCATTGCGTTGTACTTAGGCTTAGACGAAGATTACTTTGATGCCCGCGTACACCACGGCAACAGCATTTTACGCGCCATTCATTATTTCCCGATTGAAAACCCGGACAGTGTACCGGCCGATGCCGTACGAGCCGCCGAACACGGGGATATAAACTTAATTACTTTATTAATGGGCGCCAGTGCCGATGGATTACAAGTATTGCGCCGTGATGGCAAATGGATTCCGATTACGGCTTTGCCCGATCAGATTGTGGTAAACGTAGGCGATATGCTGTCGCGGCACACCAACAACAAATTAAAATCTACCATTCACCGGGTCGTAAACCCGCCACGTGAACTCATGCATACTTCGCGTTATTCCATACCATTTTTTATGCACCCGCGTACCGAAATGGATCTTACCTGTTTGGATGGTTGCATTGATGCCGAAAACCCGAAAGCTTACCCCGACACTACCGCCGGTGAATTTTTAACCGAGCGCTTAATTGAATTGGGTTTATTGAAGAAGTAA